A stretch of the Streptomyces sp. 1331.2 genome encodes the following:
- a CDS encoding DUF2267 domain-containing protein, with protein sequence MTLRWEAFLEEVRERGEYDTPQEAERAARVVLALLGAHLVGDVRAELAARLPETMALILLNPLQAAEPLDPERFVRATAAWIEGATETTAVWDIGAVLSTVADAAGDDLTGRILLQLPPGYDLLFGRPTAGTRP encoded by the coding sequence GTGACTCTTCGATGGGAGGCGTTCCTGGAGGAGGTCCGGGAACGCGGTGAGTACGACACCCCGCAGGAGGCCGAACGCGCGGCCCGGGTCGTCCTGGCCCTGCTCGGCGCCCACCTGGTCGGCGACGTGCGCGCCGAACTGGCCGCCCGCCTGCCGGAGACCATGGCCCTGATCCTGCTCAACCCCCTGCAGGCAGCCGAACCGCTCGATCCCGAACGGTTCGTGCGCGCCACCGCGGCCTGGATAGAGGGCGCCACCGAGACCACCGCCGTGTGGGACATCGGCGCCGTCCTGTCCACGGTGGCCGACGCCGCCGGCGACGACCTCACCGGGCGCATCCTGCTCCAACTGCCGCCCGGCTACGACCTGCTGTTCGGACGCCCGACCGCAGGGACACGACCCTGA
- a CDS encoding Hsp20/alpha crystallin family protein, producing MLLRTDPFRELDRLTQQFLGNTGTWSRPAPMPLDAYRAGEEYVICFDLPGVDPEAIDIDVERNMVTVKAERRPRHQGEDVKWELSERPLGVFSRQVMLSDTLDPAGITADYDAGVLTLKIPVAEKAKPRKVAISHSGDRKQIQA from the coding sequence ATGCTGCTGCGCACTGACCCGTTCCGCGAGCTGGACCGTCTGACCCAGCAGTTCCTGGGCAACACGGGGACCTGGTCGCGTCCGGCTCCGATGCCGCTGGACGCCTACCGCGCCGGCGAGGAGTACGTGATCTGCTTCGACCTGCCGGGGGTGGACCCGGAGGCGATCGACATCGACGTCGAGCGGAACATGGTGACGGTCAAGGCCGAGCGCAGGCCGCGCCACCAGGGCGAGGACGTGAAGTGGGAGCTGTCCGAGCGCCCGCTCGGCGTGTTCTCGCGCCAGGTCATGCTCTCCGACACCCTCGACCCCGCCGGGATCACCGCCGACTACGACGCGGGCGTGCTGACCCTGAAGATCCCGGTCGCCGAGAAGGCCAAGCCCCGCAAGGTCGCGATCAGCCACAGTGGCGACCGCAAGCAGATCCAGGCCTGA
- a CDS encoding serine/threonine-protein kinase, producing MTLLENDPREIGGYLLEGRLGAGGMGVVYRARSVSGRQVAVKVIRPELAADAEFRARFRQEVAAARKVSGAFTAPVLDADADAPAPWLVTLFIAGPSLGERVSGQGPLTPPEVRRLAAGLAEALREIHRAGLVHRDLKPGNVLLAEDGPRVIDFGIAKAAGETQLTSTGVAVGTPPFMAPEQFRSGTATAATDVFALGSVLAFAATGYGPFGADSSHAVGFRVVYEEPDLTGLAAELRPLVAACLAKDPEQRPTVERLLGLAAQGERDRTVRFRTGPVTPTAAAPAAAGPVAAGPVAPTPTAPAALLAAVAPPAPVIATPTVAPTATPATAPAEAAAPTGPVPPVVPSYMAAPSTRPSLADADTRPRRRKGVLIGSALSTVVVATAGTLGFLAWQDRAPDKPAHGQNPGPSSSVTATTAASACGPDGKQAVGADGLQVALVKQWQADYAKECPGAGITFNGPASGTVMDQYATFKSDGVALDSPMTADQRSVVGRHCPTGYASQIPVTVLPIAVVYNAPGLKGLEFDAPTLAKIFTGKITKWNDPAIKALNSIWNLPDTPIDVRIPSNESASTAIFTQYLAKAAPADFPYQPGRAWPDKSRPASGTNASDLPAYVAGGQWSMSFVPLPDAGALQKAKVRTGGSEAVELTPHSASMMAAGGSVQGTGTNLTVTIDYARPASGSYPIVDVGYIGFCDHGGADRAFAGTAVLTNFLAHGLSAPGQAAGENLMYGPLPDALTKRVLDSLAPLRVKPGSQ from the coding sequence GTGACCTTGCTGGAGAACGATCCGCGAGAGATCGGCGGGTACCTCCTGGAGGGCAGGCTCGGCGCGGGCGGGATGGGTGTGGTGTACCGCGCCCGGTCGGTGTCCGGGCGTCAGGTGGCGGTGAAGGTGATCCGGCCCGAGCTGGCCGCGGACGCCGAGTTCCGGGCCCGGTTCCGGCAGGAGGTCGCGGCCGCGCGCAAGGTCAGCGGGGCGTTCACCGCGCCCGTGCTCGACGCGGACGCCGACGCGCCGGCGCCCTGGCTGGTGACGCTCTTCATCGCCGGTCCCTCGCTGGGAGAACGGGTCTCCGGCCAGGGCCCGTTGACCCCGCCCGAAGTTCGCAGGCTGGCCGCCGGGCTGGCCGAGGCGCTGCGGGAGATCCATCGCGCCGGGCTCGTGCACCGCGACCTCAAGCCCGGCAACGTGCTGCTCGCCGAGGACGGCCCGCGCGTCATCGACTTCGGCATCGCCAAGGCGGCCGGCGAGACCCAGCTGACCAGCACCGGAGTGGCCGTCGGCACCCCGCCGTTCATGGCGCCCGAGCAGTTCCGCAGTGGTACGGCGACGGCGGCCACGGACGTGTTCGCGCTGGGCTCGGTGCTCGCCTTCGCGGCCACCGGGTACGGGCCGTTCGGCGCGGACTCCTCGCATGCGGTGGGGTTCCGGGTGGTGTACGAGGAGCCGGACCTGACCGGGCTCGCGGCGGAGCTGCGTCCGCTGGTGGCCGCCTGCCTGGCCAAGGATCCGGAGCAACGGCCCACGGTTGAGCGGTTGTTGGGGCTTGCTGCGCAGGGTGAGCGGGATCGGACGGTTCGGTTTCGGACGGGGCCGGTGACGCCGACGGCGGCGGCCCCGGCGGCGGCCGGTCCGGTGGCGGCCGGTCCGGTGGCGCCCACGCCTACGGCCCCGGCGGCTCTGCTCGCGGCGGTGGCTCCTCCGGCTCCGGTGATCGCGACGCCGACCGTGGCGCCGACCGCGACGCCGGCCACTGCGCCCGCCGAGGCCGCAGCGCCGACGGGCCCGGTCCCACCGGTCGTCCCCTCGTACATGGCGGCCCCCTCCACCCGCCCGTCCCTCGCCGACGCCGACACGCGCCCTCGCAGGCGCAAGGGTGTGCTGATCGGCTCAGCGCTGTCCACGGTGGTCGTCGCGACGGCGGGCACCCTGGGTTTCCTCGCCTGGCAGGACCGCGCCCCGGACAAGCCGGCGCACGGCCAGAACCCCGGCCCGTCCTCCTCGGTGACGGCGACGACCGCCGCCTCCGCCTGCGGCCCCGACGGCAAGCAGGCGGTCGGCGCGGACGGGCTGCAGGTGGCCCTCGTCAAGCAGTGGCAGGCGGATTACGCCAAGGAGTGCCCGGGCGCCGGGATCACTTTCAACGGCCCCGCGAGCGGCACCGTGATGGACCAGTACGCGACCTTCAAGTCCGACGGCGTCGCCCTGGACTCCCCCATGACGGCCGATCAGCGGTCCGTCGTCGGCCGCCACTGCCCCACCGGCTACGCCTCCCAGATCCCGGTCACCGTGCTGCCGATCGCCGTGGTCTACAACGCGCCCGGGCTCAAGGGGCTGGAGTTCGACGCCCCCACGCTCGCCAAGATCTTCACCGGCAAGATCACCAAGTGGAACGACCCGGCGATCAAGGCGCTCAACTCGATCTGGAACCTGCCGGACACGCCGATCGACGTGCGGATCCCGAGCAACGAGTCGGCGTCCACCGCCATCTTCACCCAGTACCTCGCCAAGGCGGCGCCCGCCGACTTCCCGTACCAGCCGGGCCGGGCGTGGCCCGACAAGTCGCGGCCCGCGTCCGGCACGAACGCGTCCGACCTCCCCGCGTACGTCGCCGGGGGCCAGTGGTCGATGTCCTTCGTGCCGCTCCCGGACGCCGGCGCCCTCCAGAAGGCCAAGGTGAGGACCGGCGGCTCCGAGGCGGTGGAACTCACCCCCCACTCCGCAAGCATGATGGCCGCCGGGGGCTCGGTGCAGGGCACGGGCACCAACCTGACGGTCACGATCGACTACGCGAGGCCCGCCTCGGGCAGCTACCCCATCGTCGACGTCGGCTACATCGGCTTCTGCGACCACGGCGGGGCCGACCGCGCCTTCGCCGGCACCGCCGTCCTGACCAACTTCCTGGCCCACGGGCTGAGTGCGCCGGGCCAGGCGGCCGGCGAGAACCTCATGTACGGCCCGCTGCCGGATGCCCTGACGAAGCGCGTGCTGGACTCCCTGGCCCCCCTGCGGGTGAAGCCCGGTAGCCAGTAG
- a CDS encoding neprosin family prolyl endopeptidase, which yields MVGFDDNPIGCFPLSWFNNGPLTTGATRAKFGGEVGSSLTFWPSMGSGQHASAGFGQAAYQRAAAVNPLGGGAVYATLAEAGSVTGSCYSVQITNNSSSFDWGTYLFFGGPGGSPC from the coding sequence GTGGTGGGTTTCGACGACAATCCGATCGGCTGTTTTCCGCTGTCATGGTTCAACAACGGGCCGCTGACCACCGGAGCCACCCGGGCCAAATTCGGCGGCGAGGTCGGATCGAGCCTCACCTTCTGGCCCTCAATGGGTTCAGGACAACACGCCTCGGCGGGCTTCGGCCAAGCCGCGTACCAGCGGGCGGCGGCGGTCAATCCGCTGGGCGGCGGCGCCGTGTACGCGACTCTGGCGGAGGCGGGATCGGTCACCGGATCGTGCTACTCGGTCCAGATCACCAACAACTCGTCGTCGTTCGACTGGGGCACCTACCTGTTTTTCGGCGGTCCGGGCGGCAGCCCCTGCTGA
- a CDS encoding bleomycin resistance protein, whose product MDEFEYAVPILPSRDLDETLEFYSPLGFEPRGRWDGEDGYLIVVRGTIELHFRHDPGVDPLATAGSCYLQVRDADALYGDWALLGVPSDRATGSRLTPPTDTAYGMREFGLVDRSGNLLRIGSPYRSR is encoded by the coding sequence GTGGACGAGTTCGAGTACGCGGTACCGATCCTGCCGAGCCGGGATCTGGACGAGACCTTGGAGTTCTACTCCCCTCTGGGCTTCGAGCCGCGCGGGCGGTGGGACGGAGAGGACGGCTACCTGATCGTCGTCCGGGGCACGATCGAACTGCACTTCCGTCACGACCCCGGAGTGGACCCGCTGGCCACGGCCGGCAGCTGCTACCTGCAAGTCCGCGACGCGGACGCGCTGTACGGCGACTGGGCGCTGCTCGGCGTGCCCAGCGACCGGGCAACCGGCAGCCGGCTGACGCCGCCCACCGATACCGCCTACGGGATGCGGGAGTTCGGGCTGGTCGACCGCAGCGGCAACCTGCTGCGGATCGGCAGCCCGTACCGATCGCGCTGA
- a CDS encoding DoxX family protein has translation MNLAYWIVAGPLALFYLYAGTLKLTRSRDRLRPMMAWVDRIPLPALRALGTVELLGAAGLILPPLTGIAPPLAAAAAAGFVLLQAGAIAVHLTGEDRRIALNLGLTATAAATVFLATRL, from the coding sequence ATGAACCTCGCCTACTGGATCGTCGCGGGGCCGCTCGCCCTCTTCTACCTCTACGCGGGCACGCTGAAGCTGACCCGCAGCCGCGACCGACTCCGACCGATGATGGCCTGGGTCGACCGCATACCCCTGCCCGCCCTCAGAGCCCTGGGCACGGTCGAACTGCTCGGCGCGGCCGGTCTGATCCTGCCGCCGCTGACCGGCATCGCGCCCCCGCTGGCGGCGGCCGCGGCCGCCGGCTTCGTCCTCCTCCAGGCCGGCGCGATCGCCGTCCACCTGACCGGCGAAGACCGCCGGATCGCACTCAACCTCGGGCTCACCGCCACCGCGGCGGCAACCGTCTTTCTGGCCACCAGGCTGTGA
- a CDS encoding cupin domain-containing protein, producing MTEEAAADAPQARPAVSVVRPGEGETIVLGTTRMRVLEDGSRTGHRLAIAESVLAPHTQGPPQHRHTQHDEGFYILSGTVRFTVGDEDHDAPAGTLVMVPPGTPHTFANPTDQPAVMLSTFTPDLYVQYFRDLQETLAGGRPLTPQANIDAMSRYATVPATDLA from the coding sequence ATGACCGAAGAAGCAGCAGCCGACGCGCCGCAGGCCCGCCCCGCCGTCTCGGTGGTGCGCCCCGGCGAGGGCGAGACGATCGTCCTGGGCACCACGCGCATGCGCGTCCTGGAGGACGGCAGCCGCACCGGACACCGCCTCGCGATCGCCGAGTCCGTCCTCGCCCCGCACACCCAGGGACCGCCGCAGCACCGCCACACCCAGCACGACGAGGGCTTCTACATCCTCTCCGGGACCGTGCGGTTCACCGTCGGGGACGAGGACCACGACGCCCCCGCGGGCACGCTCGTGATGGTTCCGCCCGGCACCCCGCACACCTTCGCCAACCCGACCGACCAACCCGCCGTCATGCTCAGCACCTTCACCCCCGACCTGTACGTGCAGTACTTCCGGGACCTCCAGGAAACCCTCGCCGGCGGCCGGCCGCTCACGCCCCAGGCCAACATCGACGCGATGAGCCGCTACGCCACCGTGCCCGCCACCGACCTCGCCTGA
- a CDS encoding LysR family transcriptional regulator yields MELRTLRYFVAVAEELHFGRAATRLHISQPPLSRAIKRLEADVGALLFARSPTGVTLTPVGAVLLDEARALLDHADRVRARMSSAAGAATITVGILGDGTDPGVSRLAAAYRRAHPGIDIRIRDTDLTDPTCGLHAGLVDVALTRAPFDETALTVRVLRTDPVGVVLRADDPLARRDRLRLAELGDRRWFRFPPGTDPLWQAYWNGGTPREGPVVRAVQECLHAVLWNGTVGLAPLGHELPPELAVVPLTDMAPSRVVAVWNEGDANPLIRSFIEIATAAYRH; encoded by the coding sequence GTGGAGCTACGGACCCTGCGCTACTTCGTGGCTGTCGCCGAGGAACTCCACTTCGGCCGCGCCGCCACCCGACTGCACATCAGCCAGCCGCCGCTGAGCCGGGCGATCAAGCGCTTGGAGGCCGATGTCGGGGCCCTGCTGTTCGCCCGCTCGCCCACCGGCGTCACGCTCACCCCGGTGGGCGCGGTGCTGCTCGACGAGGCGCGGGCCCTGCTCGACCACGCCGACCGCGTCCGTGCACGCATGAGCTCGGCGGCCGGCGCCGCGACCATCACCGTCGGCATCCTGGGCGACGGCACCGACCCGGGAGTATCCAGGCTGGCCGCCGCCTACCGCCGGGCCCACCCCGGCATCGACATCCGCATCCGCGACACCGATCTGACCGACCCGACCTGCGGGCTGCACGCCGGACTGGTCGACGTCGCCCTGACCCGGGCGCCGTTCGACGAGACCGCCCTGACGGTGCGTGTGCTGCGAACCGATCCGGTCGGCGTGGTCCTGCGTGCCGACGATCCGCTGGCCCGCCGTGACCGGCTGCGGCTGGCCGAGCTGGGCGACCGCCGGTGGTTCCGGTTCCCGCCGGGCACCGACCCCCTCTGGCAGGCGTACTGGAACGGCGGCACGCCGCGCGAGGGCCCGGTGGTGCGCGCTGTCCAGGAGTGCCTGCACGCCGTGCTGTGGAACGGCACGGTCGGCCTCGCCCCGCTCGGGCACGAGCTGCCCCCGGAGTTGGCGGTCGTACCGCTGACCGACATGGCGCCCAGCCGCGTGGTGGCGGTGTGGAACGAAGGCGACGCGAACCCGCTGATCCGGTCCTTCATCGAGATCGCGACAGCCGCCTACCGGCACTGA